AATATGTGCTGTTAATATTATTGTACTACCTGGTTTTACTGTTATATTATTAGATTTGAAATCTGGTTCTAATTTTGTATTTGATGGAACTATTTGGTTGTCTATTTTAGTAGTTATTTCATCTTCTAAGTTTGTTGTAATGTATTCAAGGTTATCTTGGATATTATATGTTTTAGTAGTCCCAGATAATTGTATTATTAATTGGCGTGTTGGTAGTGTGTATTTTATTACTTTTCCCGTGTTTAATGTGTTTAGTGTTATTTTTATTTTTCGTGTATTATTTGTTATTGTATTTGTTACTTGCATGACGTACCATGTTTCAGGAACAATATTATTAGTCACTATTTTAAAGTCTGGGTTATTGACACCCCACCAATTATCATTGATGTTATATATACTGCTGTCATCAAATGATATTAAGTTTTTGGCTTTGTAGAAATCCTATTTTTGCAAAATTTGAATAGATCTATAAATATTATAAAACACATTTTTTAATTTTGTTTCTTTTATTTGTAATTTCGTAGATCTACTATTGTTTATTCCATTAAATCTTCTTTTTTGAATACTATTCACACATTCTACTTGATTTCTGAAGTTATATACTGGTTTTAAGAAGATAGTTCTACATTTACTCCTATATTTTCCTGATTTTTGTCTAGTTTTCACAGGTATTTGTGGTAATGCTGTTGTTTCTTCTACTATTGTTTTTTTAATTATTTCTGAGTCATATGCTCTATCTGCTAATATATACCGTGGTTTGTACTTCTTTATTGCTCTAATTGCACTTATTGCAAATACTGTATCGAATTTTGGTCCTTTTAAAGCATTGTAATGTCTTATTAACATATATTTTGAATCGATTGTGATATGGTTTTTTATGTATTGTCGTCTTGTTTTATTTGTTCTATTGTTGTAATAGATGTCTGAATAGGAATTAGTGTATCCTGTTCCATCTAAACTGAAATAACACTCTTTCACAGGGAAATATTGTAATAATAGTCTGTTAATATTGTTTATTTGTTTTGTTTCTATTCTTTTGAAGAATTTCTGAATTGTTGTGTGATGTGGTATCGTTTTTAGTCTTAAAGCTTTCTGTAATTTAGTTGATACGTTTAGATTATCAATTGTTGTTCTGTAATCGTATTTATTGTATATTTTATAAGCTATTATTGCAAATAATTGTGGTTGTGTGTATTTTTTCTTTGAATAGTGTGATGAATATTTGTTAAAAGTTAATTTAGCATAATTATATGCTGTTAATACGAAATCTAACATCATATTGTGTGTTAAATTTATTTTTTCATTTTTGGATATTTCTGATAAATAATTATTATTTTGTCTTTGAATTCCAAAATCGAAAAGTTTAAGTTGTTTAGAATTCAAATACTTATTTGTAGAATAGATATTTTCGTTTAGCATATTTATATCTATTCTACTCTTTAAATAAATACTTATTCTTATTGTATTACTTTTAAACTTATTATTATTCTTTGATTTTATAATTTAGATTAATTTCAAGTGTAATTTTTTTATTTAATTATCTATTTTCTATTATAATTTAATTTTAAAAGATCTGATAATGTTTTCATAAAGATTTTTATTATAAAATTATATGTTTTCTACAAAGCCAAGTTTTTATTAGTATTTGATATTATGACGTTGTTTGTTAAATCGAAGTTGCCTCTTTTTATGTTAACTGCTGTTCCGATTTTATTAGCTGTATTATTTAAAAATATTGATTTTTCTATTGATGAAAGATCACTTGATTCTAATGAAATTGCTCCGCCTGTTGTGTTAGCATAGTTATTTGTGAAATTAGATGATTCAATGTATAAGTAGGGATACATTCCATATATAGCTCCACCTTCGTATACTGTAGCTGTGTTATTATAAAAAGAGGAATTGTTAATATTAAGAAGTGTGTTACCCATGTGAAATATTGCTCCACCACATTTAGCATGATTACTGGAAAATATTGTGTTATTAATCTCAATATCTGAATCTATTGAATAAATGGCACCACCCATAGTAGCATGGTTATTACATAAACGTGAATCATCAATATTTATAGAAGAATTAGTTGTGTAAATAGATCCGTATTTGTTTACTGTATTATTATTGATATTAGACTCGTTAATATTTATAATAGAATTATTAGAATAAATTATATTTTCTTTAGCAGAATTATTGGTTATATTTGAATTTAAAATGGATAGATTTCCAGATTTGAAGTTAATTATACTATTATTTTTATTTATATTGTTTTTGATAATACTATTGTTTAATTGAATATTGGATTTAATAATATAGAAGACTCCATTTGGGTTATTACATGAATTATTTTCGCATGTCAAATTATTAATTGCTACGTCGCTGAAAAAACTAGTTATTAAGTGGTTATTATCTCCTGAATTATTCATAAATGTATTATTTTCCATATTTATTGTAGAAGATTCCGAATAAATTATTTCAGAATATTCTGATGCGTGATTGTTTTTAAATATTGAATTTGATAGGAATAATTTAGTGTAGGAACAAAATATACAACTTGTTGTCCTATTAATATTTGTAAAAATACAAGATGTTATAGTATTGAGTTCAACATAATGTATAGATTTAATAAAAATAGGAGAATGGTTATTGTTTGTAAAATTGTTATCAGATAAATAAATAATACCTCGAGAATATATTGCACTACCTCCATAATATATAGTATTACCCTCTGATATTATATTTTTATCATAAGTACATCTAGTCATATTTAATGTTCCATTATTATATATTGCACCACCCTTACTTGATGCGGTATTTCCTTTAAATGTTGATTTTTTTGCTATTAGAATTCCATTATTAAATATTCCTCCACCATAAGATGCATGTGAAGATGTTATTTTAACAGAATCTAACATTAAATTACCCTCATTTAGTATTGCTCCACCAATATCATAGTTGAGTGATGAATTATTAGCAACACCATTTGTTATAGTAAGAGCATGAAAGGTAACCTTACTTCCATTTCCAATGGTAAATATGTGATTTTGTTTTCCATTAATTATTACATTATTAGAACTGTTTCCATGGATATTAATATTTTTTGAAATGGTAATGTTATACTCTGTGTATGTACCATTATCAAGATATATTGTACCTCCATCATTAACTATTCTTAATGCTTCTCTTATTGTAGCTTTAGGAGAACTACTATTACCTGTGTTAGAATCTTGTCCAGTTTTACTAACATACACTTCATCTAAACTATTTGTAGAAGTTTTAATTATTTTAGTTGATGAATTAGTAGAATTATTTGAATTAATAGAGATAATTTTGTTATTTATATAATTATTTTTAGAAGAATTAATTATGCTTGTATTTATTGAATCATGATTGAGTTTAGTATTCTTTTTTGAAGTAATACTCTTATTAGAATTAATTGCACTATTATCTTTATTGTACTCTAAATTATTGGTATGATTATGTATTATTTGATTAGAATAAATTGAATTATCGCTTACATGATGATTATAACTTGATTGATTAGATACGGAATATATCTGATTTGATGCAAATGCCGTAGAACTTAATAAGATTAACAGGATAATAAATAGTAATAATTTGTTAATTTTCATTTCTTTTCCCTCCTGCTGATTTATAATAAAAATCATTGGTTTAAATTGAATAAACCTAATACTATATCACTACTCAAAAGTATATAAAATTATCATTATTAATTATTATAATTTATTTGAAAATATAGCATTACAAAACCATTTATAATAATTAGTATGGATTAAATACGTAATATCAATTAAAAATATTAAATATATTTAATTTTATTAGTAATACCTCTTATATAACGATAAATCATACAGCAATTAATGAAATAATAACCAAATGG
This genomic interval from Candidatus Methanosphaera massiliense contains the following:
- a CDS encoding transposase; its protein translation is MLNENIYSTNKYLNSKQLKLFDFGIQRQNNNYLSEISKNEKINLTHNMMLDFVLTAYNYAKLTFNKYSSHYSKKKYTQPQLFAIIAYKIYNKYDYRTTIDNLNVSTKLQKALRLKTIPHHTTIQKFFKRIETKQINNINRLLLQYFPVKECYFSLDGTGYTNSYSDIYYNNRTNKTRRQYIKNHITIDSKYMLIRHYNALKGPKFDTVFAISAIRAIKKYKPRYILADRAYDSEIIKKTIVEETTALPQIPVKTRQKSGKYRSKCRTIFLKPVYNFRNQVECVNSIQKRRFNGINNSRSTKLQIKETKLKNVFYNIYRSIQILQK